Part of the Candidatus Woesearchaeota archaeon genome is shown below.
TTCATCTCCGACTTCCCTTGTGGGATCCATACCTTTTTGAAAGGATTCAATCTTGGCTTTGTTTATGTCAAAACCTGTTATCCTTTGCTTCTTTCCAAATAAAACTGCTAGTGGCAAACCAACATAGCCCAGACCCACAACACATATTTTACGAGACATAGTAATTCACCGTTTTTTCTAAACCTTTTGAAAAAGAATACTTAGGAGAATAACCAATAAGCATTTTTGCTTTTGAAATGTCCGCGAGGCTGTGTTTTATGTCGCCAACACGTTCATCAACATAAGTTGTTTCAACAGTTTTACTGAGAATTTTCTTAATATGATCTACTAACTCATTTAGAGTTATCCTATTGCCACAAGCAATATTAATGATTTCTCCTGAAACATTTTCAGCTTTGGTTGCGAGCATTATTGCTTCAACCACATTACCCACATAGGTAAAGTCTCTGGACGTTAATCCATCACCATATATTGTAGGAGATTTGTCTTCAGAAATCAGTTTAATAAATTTTGGAATAACCGCTGAATACTCTGAATGTGGATCTTGTCTAGGTCCGAACACATTAAAAAATCTCAGTCCAATAATATTCATATTAAATAATTTACAATAAAGCTTTGCATATTGTTCATCAGTATATTTTTGAACAGCATATAATGATAATGGATTAGGAGCCATAGTTTCTTCTTTAGGCAGTTTGGGAGAATCTCCATATACCGAACTTGAGCTTGCAAAAATAATTCGTTTCACACCTGCCAGTCTAGCCGCCTCAAAAACAGAAAGAGTTCCGGTAATATTATTTTTATTTGAACCTAAAGGATCTTTTATGCTTCTTGGAACAGAAGGCAAAGCTGCTAAATGCACAACACAGTCAACATTCTCAAATAGGGAAACTAATTCTTCCGTATCAATAATGTCTTGTTCATAAAAAGAAATTTTATCTTCAAAAGCAAAAATATTCTCTTTTTTTCCAGTTAATAAATTGTCAACGACTTTGACATCTAAACCAACAAAAACCAAGTGTTCAACTACATGACTTCCTATGAATCCAGCTCCACCAGTAACTAAAAATTTCATTAATACAAAAACAGAAGAGGACTATATAAAAGTTTTTAGTAAATTTCTATTTATATTCCATATTGTAATTAATTATTCTGTTCTGTAGTCATAATTAATAAACAAAAAAACAAAAAAAACATGTGCTTACATACTTCAGTTCAAATATAAACAACATTTAGTGATAGAAAGGAAATAAGACCATTAAAATGATCAATAAAGATTATTTCAAACCTTAAATTTCAAAAAAAATATTATTT
Proteins encoded:
- a CDS encoding SDR family oxidoreductase; amino-acid sequence: MKFLVTGGAGFIGSHVVEHLVFVGLDVKVVDNLLTGKKENIFAFEDKISFYEQDIIDTEELVSLFENVDCVVHLAALPSVPRSIKDPLGSNKNNITGTLSVFEAARLAGVKRIIFASSSSVYGDSPKLPKEETMAPNPLSLYAVQKYTDEQYAKLYCKLFNMNIIGLRFFNVFGPRQDPHSEYSAVIPKFIKLISEDKSPTIYGDGLTSRDFTYVGNVVEAIMLATKAENVSGEIINIACGNRITLNELVDHIKKILSKTVETTYVDERVGDIKHSLADISKAKMLIGYSPKYSFSKGLEKTVNYYVS